TGACCAGGGCCAGCAGCACGCAGAGCACCAGCACCCCGAGTGCCAGGTGCATGGGGGTGAGCCCTGCGCTGACCTGTCCGCCGAGGCGGGCGCAGACCCACCACAGCAGGAAGGCCAGCCCCAGCAGGTTGGCCGGCGTGCCGGCGGAGCCGACCTCTGCCAGCACCAGCTCGCTGGGGATCAGCAGCAGCAGCGCCAGGTAGAGCACCAGCAGCGACACGGCGGGGAGTGCCGCGCCCCGACGTGCCGGGGTGGGTGCGCGCTCGGCGGGGACGGCCGGCGCGGACGCCACCGCGGTCCCGCTCATCGGTTGCGGCTCGGCCCGGGGCCGCGAGCGCCCGGGTCGCGCTCGGCGAGCTCACGCTCGTCGGGCGCAGGACTCTCCGCGGACGCCAGCTCGGCGAGCTCCGGCTCGCCCGGGACGGGGGCCTCTGCAGAGGTGGGCGTCCCTCGCTCCTCGTCCAGGTCCGGGCCGGCTGGCGTCTCCGCCTTCCGCCGCGACCTGCGACGTGCGAGGCCGTCGACGGTGAAGGCGACGATCAGGGTCAGCACCAGTCCGATCGCGGCGATCAGCAGCAGAGCCTTGCGCTTGGCCCCCGGGACCACCTCGGCGACCGGGTCGACCGCGTTGGTGCGCGAGAAGATCAGCTGGCTCTGCGGGATGCCGGGGATCCGCTGGAGGGAGCCCAGCTCGTCGTCGAACCGGCGCAGCAGCTCGTCGCGGGTCTCCAGCACGTCGTCCCGGTCGGCCCCGGTGACGATCACGTCCAGCGCCGGTCCGCCCGAGGTGCCCAGGGCGATGGAGAAGTCGGACTCGAATCCCTCGTCGACGAGCTCCCGGGCCACGGTCTTGGTGCTCAGGTCGCTGGCGATCAGGCTCGCGGCGAAGATCAGCCCCGCGTTGAGGTTGGTGTACGGGTTCGTCGGGTTGTTGCTGCCGGTCGACGAGGACGGGAGCAGCAGCACGTACTGGGCGCGGGCCTGGTACTCGGTGGGCACGACGGTGATGGCGTAGAAGCCTGCTCCGGCGGTGAGCAGCAGGCCGAGGAGCACCACGATCCAGCGCCGGGCGAGCACTCGGAGCGCATCAAGGAAGTCCATGGGTCCCCCTGTTCGGCGCGCTCAGGGCGACGCTCTCCCACGTGCTGGTCAGGTGGCCGGAAGGGCCTTGTGGTCGCATCGACTCCCCCTAGGGTGGCGGTTATGGTCCGACGGGTTGCGGTCTCAGTGGTCTCGGTGTGGAACGACGCGGCGGTGCTCGGGGCCTGCCTGGACCGCTCGTTGCGCGAGCTGCGGCACACGGCGCCGGACACCGAGCTGGTGGCGGTCGACAACCGCGGGCAGCGCTGCACCACGGCGGGCTCGGCCCTCAACGAGGGAGTCAGAGCAGCGACCCGGGACGTGGTCGCCTTCGTCCAGCAGGACATCTACCTCCACTCCCTGGTCGCCCTGGAGGAAGCGGCAGCCCTGCTGATCGACGACCCGTCGCTGGCGATGGTCGGAGCGGTGGGCATCGACTCCGGCGGCCGGATCCGTGGCCGGATCCGCGACCGGGTGGTGCTGATCGGTGAGGCCTGCCCGAGTCCGGTGCCGGTCGACAGCCTCGACGAGGTGCTCTTCCTGGCGCGCCGCCAGGACCTGCTGGCCGACCCGCTGTCGGAGGACCCTGACCTGGCGTGGCACGCCTACGCGGTCGAGTGGGGACTGCGCGGCGCCGACCGGGGCCGCGCGGTGGCAGCCGTCGACATCCCGCTGACCCACAACTCGCTCTCGACCAACCTGGCCAGGCTCGACGAGGCGCACGCCGCTGTGGCCGCGCTGCACCCGGACCGGCTGCCGCTCCAGACGACGTGCGGCGTGATCACCGCCTCCGGCGGCACCCGGGCGCCGCGCCGAGCGGGTCTGCTCCAGGACCACCGGTGGCGACTGCGCTGGGTCCAGGGGTCGTGGGCGGTCCGCTCCGCCCGCAGGGCCGCCGGCAGCCGCAGCCTGGTGCTGGGAGACCTGCGACGAGACATCGACCGGGTCGCCGCCCACGTGCCGGGCCGGATCCAGATCCACGACGTGGTGCCCGCGGGCCAGCCGTTCCCCGACGTACCGGGCGGGACCCACCTGCCCCGGGCCGGCTACGACGTCCGGTTCACCAGTGGGTCGCTCGCGGAGCGTCCCGGGGTGAGCGGCCCTGACGATGCCTGTCTGCTGACCAACGTCACCCTGGCGGACCTGGCCGAGCTTGGCCCGAGCATCGCGGCGGCCCCGCACGTCATCGGCTACCACGACGACATCGGCTACTGGGTGCTGATCGGCGAGGTGGCTCGACGCCGCGACGAGATCTGGACCGAGCCCCGGTCGCGCCCCGCGCGGCTGCTCGTGTGAGGTCGGCCCGTCATGACGAACGTGGTCTACGCCCTGGGCTACCGCACCTGGGCCGACGGGGTGAAGGTCGGCTACGCCTTCTCTCCCGAGCGGATCGCTGTTCGGCTTCGCGATGACCGCACCCTGGCGCAGGTGGTGCTGGTCGACCCTGTGCGCAGCCACCTCAAGAGGCTGGTGCCCGAGCGCCCCGCGGCGCCGCGCTTCTCCGTCGACCCCACGCGCAGGCATCTGCAGCCGCGACGCTGGCAGCGTGGCGAACCCACCGAGCGTGCCGAGGCGGTCAAGGTCCAGCGGCGCCTCGACGCCCGGCTGCGGGGCCTGGTCGACTCCCGTGACACGGTGCTGGTGACCAGCCACCCGGTCCTGGCCGCGGTGGCCGAGCGGGCGGCCTGGCGCGACGTGGCCTTCTACGCGTGGGACGACTACCGCGGCGTTCCCGGCTCGGCCGGCTTGGTGCAGTGGGCCTACGACCAGATCACCGCCCGTGAGGTCAACGTCGTCGCCGTCACGCCCGCCATCGTGGAGATCGTCGGCGCCCGCCGCAGCACCGTGGTGCCCAACGGCATCGTCGCCGCCGACTTCGAGCCGCCCGGCACCGTGCCCGAGTGGTACGACGCCCTGCCCGGGCCGGTGGCGTTCTACGCCGGCAGCCTCCAGCGCCGCATCGACGTCGCCGCACTGCTCCAGCTCGCCGACGACCTGCCGCCCGAGTGGCGTCTGGTGCTCGTCGGCCCCCTGCAGGAGCCCGAGTGCTTCGCTGCGCTCGCCGAACGGTCGAACGTGCTGATCCGGCCCGCCGAGCCCCGGCGCCAGGTGCTGGCCATGATGGCCGCGGCCACCGTGTGCCTGGTGCCCCACCTGCCCGAGACAGAGGGGATGAGCCCGCTGAAGGTCTACGAGTACCTCGGCGCCGGGGCTCCGGTCGTCGCCACCGACCTGGGTCCCATGCGCGGTCTCTCCTCCCACTGCCGGCTGGTCGCCCCCGGGCAGCGGCTGGCCCCCGAGGTCCTGGCCGCGGCCGGACAGCCACGGGCCACCAGGTCCGAGGTGCTGGCCTTCCGGAACGAGCACGACTGGGATCATCGGTACCTCGCCTGGCGCGCGGCCGTCGTCGGCGCCTGAGCCGACGAGCCGGCCGCGTGGTCGAGGACGGAGCGCAGCCGGCCCGCGAACGAGGCAGCGGAGAAGTGCTGCTCGGCGCGAGCCCGGGCCGTCGCTCCCAGGTCCTCCCGCAGGTCCGCGTCCAGCACCAGTCGCCGTACGGCGGCCGCGAAGGCGGGCACGTCCCCGGCGGGCACCACGATGCCGCCGTCACCCACCTGCTCGCGCACGCTGCCGACGTCGAAGGCGACCACGGGCTTGCCCAGCAGCATCGACTCCAGGACCACCAGCGGGAACGGGTCGTCGCGCGAGGGCAGGGTCGCCACGTCGAAGCGCGCCATCTCCGGGTAGGGGTTGGACCGAGGACCGGTGAACGCCACCCCCGACCGCGGGACCGCCAGGTCGGGATCGCCGAGCTCACCCACCCAGACGAAGCGAGTGCTCCGGGTCTCTTCCGCAGCGTGCAGCGTGGCGGCGACCTCGAGCCACAGGTCGGTGCCCTTGCGCAGCCCCACGCTCCCGGTAGCGCCGACCACCGGTCCTGCCGCCCGCCCGGAGGTTGCGTCCGGCACCTCCGTGTCCGCCGTGTTCCCCGGCATGCCCGAGGACAACGCCCGGACCCGGTCGCCGTCGGGGACCGAGGGCAGCAGCAGCACCTCGTGGTCGCCTCGCCCGGTGCGGGCCATCAGGTCGTGCTGAACCGAGACGGAGCACGCGACCAGCCGCACCGCGCTCAGGTCCATGACCCGGGCCTGGTCCAGGAACAGGTCGGTGTTCGCGTCCGACTCGTGCACGTGCAGCAGGGCGGGGATGCGAAGCCACCGAGCCGGGTGCAGGTAGATCGCCGACGCGGTGGTGTTGAGGTAGACCAGGTCCGGTCGGTGCCGGGCCAGGGTGGCGGTGGCCGCGGCCACGTCGACCAGCCACGCGACCAGGCGCAGGGAGCGCACCAGCCACAGTCGCCGGCGTACTCCCAGCAGGAGCTCGAGCCGGGTGGGTGCCACCGCCTCGAAGTCGGCCAGCAGCGGTCCGCGCCGCCGCGAGACCACCCTGACCCGGTCGCCGTCGGCGACCAGGCAGCGGGCGACCAGCAGGGCGACCATCGGCGCACCGGTCCGCGACGCGTCATGGGTCACCAGGACCACCCGACGCGGCGCCGACCCGGTCATGGCGTCACCGGTGCGCGCCCGGACCGGCGGAGCCGGATGCCGGCCTCGTCGAGGAGCTGGCGCCCCATCAGTGCCGAGTAGGTCACCAGACCGGCCAGCGCGCCGGCCGTGAGTGCCAGCGCAGGCGTCGAGAACGCCTGGCTCGCCAGCCACCCGGCGCCCCCCGCGGCGGCGCTGGCCACGGTGGGGCGGACGAGCGCGCCGGCCAGGCCGGAGGCGGAGACCCCCAGGCCGTGCAGCGCCCACAGGTACATCGGGACCGAGACCACGGTGACCACGACGACCTGGGCGAGAGCCGCGCCCAGGATGCCGCCGACCCTGACCCCGACGATCAGCGCGGGGACCAGCGTCACCAGCCAGGCGAGCTGCACCACGAACACGGCGCGTGAGTTGCCGTGGGCCAGGAGGAAGGAGGCGAACAGGTCGAACGCCACGCGCACGGCCCCGAAGATCCCCAGGGCGGCCAGCGCCGGCCAGGCGCTTGACCAGCGGTCGCCGTACAGGGTGCGGATCACGGGTTCGGCGAGGACCGCGAGGGCGACTCCGGCCGGGGCGGCGATGGACCAGGTCAGACGCAGGCTGCGCCGCAGCACCGCGGACTGGTCCTGGTCGGTGGTGCGGCTGAACGCGGGCAGGGCCACTGCTCGGACAGCCTGCCCGAGCACCGTCATCGGCCAGCTGGAGACGTTGAAGGCGAGCGCGTAGTAGCCGAGCATGGTGAGCCCGGCAGCGTGGGCGATCACCGGGGTGGGAATGCCCAGAGTGGTCCAGGAGAGCACGTTGGCCCCCGCGATGGGGATCCCGAAGCGGGCCGCGTCGGTGGCCAGGTCAGCGTCCCACCCGAAGCGCGGGCGCCGGCGGGCCGCCACGAACAGCAGCAGCGTCGCCACCCCCTGCCCGACGAGGCGACCGTATGCCAGTCCCAGCGCACCCAGGTCGAGCTGCACGATCAGCAGGATCGAGACCGTGGTGCCACAGACGAAGTCGGCGGCGGTCACCGCCAGCAGCTGACCCTGCCGGAAGTGGCGCTGGAGGAGGGCGAACGGCACCACGCCGAGCCCCCCGAGGGCGATGGTGAGACCCAGCACCGCGATGGTGCCGGCCGCCTCGGGGCTGCCCATGCCCGCCGCGATCACCGGCGAGGCGAGCACCACCGCCGCGGCCAGTCCGGCGCCGCTGAGCGCCCCCAGCGTGGCGATCGTCGGTGCGGTCGCCTCGAAGCGAGGGGTCCGGATCAGCTGGGTGCCGAGGCCCAGGTCGCTCAGGCTCATCACCAGGGTCTGCACGGTCAGCGCGACCGCGAAGGTGCCGAACTCCGACGGGGTGAGCAGGCGCGCCAGCACGATGCCGACGATCAGCGAGCCCGCCCGGAGCAGCAGGCTGTTCAGGGCGCTCCAGGTGAGCCCGGACTTGACCGCCCGGTCGAGGGGAGCCTCCACGGCACTCACGTGCCCCACCGGTGCCGGCGCTGCCACCGCAACGCCCAGCGGGCCTCGAAGAGCCGACGGGAGGCCGAGGAGTGCCAGGCCGGTGCACCGGTGCGGCGCCGGGCCGCCACCGCTCGGCCCACCCGGGTGGCGGCGGTGGCCTCGGGCCACTGCTCCCGGGCGAACTCGACCAGTCCTGCCACCAGGGCCTCGACCTGTTCCGGCTCGAGCGGAGCGGGGGAGTCGAGCTCGTTCAGCGCGTAGCGCAGCGCCTCGCGGGCGAAGGTACGCCGCGACGCGTCCCGCATCCCGGCCGCCCCGGGCAGTGCGGATCCGGGCCCTTCGGTGCCCAGGAAGTGTTCGAGCAGCACCGACCGCTCGCGCATGTCGGTGAGCACTCCGGCGTAGTCCGTGCTGTGCATGTTGGCGCCGTGGTCGCGGTAGTAGGCCTGCGTGCCGTTGACCCGTCCGACGTCTCCCACGGTGGCCGCCTGGAGCCAGAGCAGCATGTCGGCGGTGTGCGGGAACCGGGCGTCGTAGCCGCCGAAACGCTCGATCACCTCGCGCCGCACGATCGCCTCGGGATTGGTGATCAGGTTGCCGGTGGTGCGGCACGAGCGGCCCACCCAGTCCGAGCCTCGCCAGGTGGACCAGGAACGCGCGTGCCGGGGCTGCGGCAGCGGTGCGTCCGCGAAGGTGAGCACCTGGCCGTAGACGAGGCTGACCCGAGGATGCGCCTCGAAGACGGCCGCGGCCCGGCCCAGCGCGCCCGGGGCCAGCTGGTCGTCGGCGGAGAGCAGCACGACGTAGTCGCCGGTGACCTCGGCGAGCCCGGTGTTGTAGGTGGCGATGTGGCGCTTGTTGACCGGGTTGCGGATCAGGCGGACCTGCGGGTGCTGGCCGGCGAGCCGCTCGGCCACCGTGGCGCTGTCGTCGGTCGAGCAGTCGTCGACCACGATCACCTCGAGCTCAACCCCGGGCTGGGCGAGGACGCTGTGCACGGCCTCCGGCAGGTAGTGGCCGTAGTTGTAGCAGGGGATCACCACCGAGACGAGAGGACGCTCGGTGCCCACGCGCGGCCGGTGCAGCCTCACCGCGTCCCCGCGGGATCTCGATCGAGCTCGGCAGCGGTCTCTGCGCTGATCATAAAATCCGCCCTCTGACTCTGCGCGAGGCCGGGAGTGCCGACCGGGTGGGCCCCCCGGACCACCTCTTCATCGTGCGTGCGTCCTGAGGTCGTGTCATAGCCCGTCTTCGGTATATCGGGGCCTCACGACGGCGCTGCAGGGCGCACCACCGTGGGGGACCAGGCCTCCTCGATGAAGAGATCGGGCTCGGCGCCGGAACGCACCGGGAGCGACCAGACGTCGCTCACGCCGGGCTGGCCGGCGCGCGGCAAGCCGTAGAGCAACGTGTCGTCGTCGAGCCACGCCACCTGGTCGTCCACCCCGCGTGGGCCGTCCCCGAGGTCGGTACGGCGACCGGTGTCGAGGTCGAGCACCGCCAGGCTCCACTCCCGACCGTCCCCCGGCTCGACGTCGACCTTGAAGGCGAGTCGGGTGCCGTCGGGGGAGAGCGACGGGCACTCGCCGTCCTCGCCCACCGAGGTGAGCGTCCGGTCCTCCAGGTCGCCCTCGACGAGCCAGGTCCGGCCGCCGGTGCTCACGGTGGCGTAGAAGCGCCGGTCGTCGCGGAACGTCACGCCCCACACGTTGCGGTCCACCGGCTCGACTCGCTTCTCGTCGAGCACCAGGGCGAACTCCTCCAGGTTGCCCCAGCTCTGCCCGCCGCCGGTCTCCCGGACCTCCGTGGCGGTGGAGAAGCCGACGCTCATGTAGGAGTGGCCGGTGACGAACGACGTGGTCGCCACCCGCGTCCCGTCGGGGGAGACCCGGGTGCGGCTGGGTACCCCGGGGAGGGGGTAGGTGCGCTCGACCTGCCAGTCGGGGCCCAGCTCCTGGGCCTCGAACCGGGTGACCACGCCGGCGTGCGCCACCAAGCAGGAGGCGCCGGAGTCGCCCGCCGCCACCCGGTCGCACGGCACGTCGGTGAAGGACCGCGGTCCCGTGGGGTCGCCGAGCGCCACCATCGCCACCAGGCCGTAGCGGTTGTCCAGGCCGGTGTGCCGGAACACCACGCGGGGGCCGCTGATCGGCTGGGCCTGGGGCATCTGCGACACCTGCGGGTCCCGATCCCGGGCCGCCCGGACGCTGCGGTACTGGTCGAGGGCGTACCACGCGGTCACCGTCGCGATGCCCGAGACGAGGACCAGGAACACGCTCACCCGCATCCGGGTGCTCATGCGACCACGCGGTCGAGACCGAGCCGGCCCAGCTGGGTGGCGGCGACGAGCACGGCCGCCAGCAGCAGCCCGGCGACCAGGAGAAGCGCGGCGCTGGGCCCCAGGGCGAACCAGAGGACGCCGAAGCCGAACGAGGAGGCCATCCGGGACAGGGCCACCACGGTCTGGGCGGCCGCGATGCCGCTGGTGCGTGCCCGGACCGGGACCAGCCGTCCGGCCAGCGCAGCGATGACGCCGTCGGTAGCGGCGTAGAACGCCCCCAGCAGCGCCACGGTGCCGAGGGTGGCGACCCAGGTGGAGTTCGGCACACTGGCGCACACGTACGCCGCCGCCAGCACCAGGTGGCCGGCCACGAGAACCCGGGCGCGACCGACCCGGTCCGCGAGCCGGCCCACCGGCACCGCCAGCACCAGGTAGGCGATGTTGGTCCCCACGAAGAGCATCGGGAACCAGGTCGCCGCGAAGCCGCCCCGGTCCAGCAGCGCGAGGTAGACGAATCCGTCCCCGACCGTGAGCAGCGCAAGTCCGCCGGCCAGCAGCAGCAGCGGCCGCAGTCGGGGGTTCCCCAGGTCGGACCAGCGGAACGGATCGGGCGCCGCCCCGTCCTCGGGCCGGGGCTGCGCTCGCTGGTCGGGGGCCAGCAGCCCGAGCAGCGCCACCCCCACGACCGCGAAGGCCAAGGAGACCGCCAGCACCACGGAGAACCCGTCGGGGATCAGCACCAGGATGCCGAAGGCGATCAGCGGGCCGAGCGCAGCCCCGATCGTGTCCAGCATCCGGTGCACGCCGAAAGCGCGTCCCAGGTGCTCGGTGGGCGTGGCCGAGGAGATCATCGAGTCCCGGGGGGCGGTGCGGATGCCCTTGCCGATGCGGTCCGCGGCGACCACCGCCGAGATGCTGGCGGCGCCGGAGGCGAACAGCAGGAAGACCCTCGCCACCGCAGAGAGCCCGTAGCCGGCGAACGCGACCCACTTGGGGCGGTCGGTGCGGTCGGCGAACCAGCCGCTAGCCAGGCGGACCAGAGCACTGACGCCTTGGTAGAGACCGTCGATGAGGCCGTAGGCCACCGCCGAGAGCCCGACCACCGCGGTCAGGTAGAGCGGCAGGATCGCGGCGACCGACTCAGAGGAGATGTCGGTCAGCAGGCTGACCATGCCCAGGGTCACCACCACCCGTCCGGCCCGCCGAGGCGGCGACACCTCCGAGCCGTGCTGGGCAGGCTGTGCGGACGACGGGCGGTCGCGCAGCGAGAGGTACACCAGTCCTCACCCCGCCCGGGCGTGGAGCACGCCGTAGACCGTGTACGCCGTCCGGGCGCCCTCGCGCCGCACCGTCACCACGACCGAGCTGCGGTCACGACCGAAGCCCGTCGCCTCCGACCCGCTCACCGCGGCCACCGGCCGCTCTGTCATGCCGCGCGCCGAGAGGCGGGTCCGGTAGGCGAGCAGGACCTGCGTGGCGGGCAGGGTGGTCGAGGCGTCCAACGCCACCTGGAGGCGCGTGCCCGCCGGGGACAGGCTGCTGCTGGTGACCCGTGAGCCGCGCACCGGGCCCAGAGAGCTCGGGAAGCCTGGGGCCAGGCGGTCGGTGACGACGGCGGCGGTGGGGAGCGGCCGGCGTACCAGGACGGGCTTCCGGCCCGGCTCCCGGAGCCCGGGCAGCGGGGAGGGGGTCGAGGTCCCGACCATGGGGACCTCCGCCCTGGGCGAGGGGCTGGTCGAGGGGCTGGGCGAGGGACTGGTCGAGGGGGTGCTGGCCGGGCTCGACTCTTCGGTCGTCCGGGCAGCCGGCTGCGGGGTCCCAGAGTCGGAGCATCCGACACAGCACGCGAGTGTGACGAGCAGTCCGAGCGCCCGTGAGCTGCAGCGTCGCATGAGAATCCCCCTCGTGCTGGCAGCACCAGAACGGGTGCCACTCCCGCGAGTATCACTCGCACGACCGGCCTTCTGGGTCGCCCAATTAGGGGATTCGCCCACGCTCGCCGTCGGCGTGGTCACGGCCGACGCCTCCGTCCGCCCATGAGAGGCTCGTGCAGTGACCACCGAGACGCCGAAGCAGATCCCTTCCGCAGCCATCTCCGACGACCACGCCTTCGCCGCGTGGGCGGCCGACCAGGCCGGTGCCCGCCTCCTGGAGGTCCGTACCCAGGGCCTGGAGGGCAAGGCCCTCAAGGACGCGGGCGACGCCGCGGCCCAGGCGCTCCTGGCCGAGCTCCTCGCCACGCACCGGCCCGACGACGCCGTGCTCTCGGAGGAGGCGGCCGACGACAAGAGCCGGCTCGAGGCCCGGCGGGTGTGGATCATCGACCCGCTCGACGGGACCCGGGAGTTCTCCGAGCCGCCGCGCGACGACTGGGCGGTGCACGTCGCCCTGTGGCAGGACGGAGACCTGGTCGCCGGCGCCGTGGCGCAGCCCGCTCTGGGCGAGACCTTCCACACCGGCATGCCGCCGGTGGTGCCTGCACGCACCTCCGAGCGTCCGCGGATCGCGGTCTCGCGCTCGCGTCCGCCGGCCTTCGTCGAGGCGCTCGCCGCCGAGATCGGCGCCGACCTGGTCCCGATGGGCTCCGCCGGGGTCAAGGTGATGAGCGTGGTGCGCGACGTGGCCGACGCCTACGTGCACGCCGGCGGGCAGTACGAGTGGGACAACGCCGCCCCGGTCGCGGTCGCCCGGGCCGCTGGCCTCTTCTGCTCCCGCGTGGACGGCTCGGAGCTGGCCTACAACCAGGACGACGTCTCGCTGCCCGACCTGATCGTGTGCCGGCCCGAGCTGGCCGACTCGATCGTCGACTTCGTCCGGCGGCACGGCACCGACTGACGCAGCTTCGGCTCAGTACGACGACGGCCGCGGTCCGCACCCCCGAGGGGGCGCGGCCGCGGCCGTCGTGGTGTCGGTCCGCCGGCGTCAGCGGACGTCGTACGGGTGTCAGTAGACGCGGTAGCCGCTCGTCCAGCCCGTGTAGTGCTTGTCGGTGGGGATGGTGACGGTGAACTGGAAGCCGCGACGGTTCGGGGCCTTGACCCGGAAGGCGCCCTTCTTGTTGGTCTTCACCGTCCGCCACTTGACGAACTTCTTGCCCTGCTTGCGCTTGAGGACGACCTTCTTCTTCTTGAACTGCGGCGTGACCTTGCCGTTCAGCCAGAGCTTGTTGGTCTTGATCTTGACCTTGCGCTGGACCGCGATGGCGAACGGAGCCGACTCGCTGGCAGCCAGGTTGTCCTCGTACGTGGTGGTCGCGGCGTAGCCGGAGAAGACCGCCTTGTACATCGAGTTGGTCTTCGGCTTGATGTCGCCGAAGGACATGTAGCCGCTGGCCGGGACGGTGGTGACCGGCACCCAGGTGGCGTCCTTGCTGCTGGCCGAGTACAGGGTGACGGTGCCCTTGTACGCCGAGGTGCCCTTGGAGGTGGTGACCTTGCCGTTCAGCCCGGAGAGCTTGTCGCCGTAGGTGACGGCGTTGCTGTACGCGCTGAGCTCGACGGTGGTGGTGAGGTTCTCGGTGGCGTTCGCCGGAGCGGCGAGGGCCAGGGGGGCGAGCCCGAGCAGGCCGGCGGAGGTGAGGCCTGCGATCAGGCGGGTGGTCTTCATTACCCGGTGTTCCCTTCGTGGAGATGTGGGCGTGTGTGACACACGTGGCGTGAGGGGCCCCCGAGGGCACCGGGCAAGTGATACCCCATCGGGGGTACCCCAAACCACTCGCCTCGCAGACTGCGCATCGCATGGCCCGTTCGGGCCATTCTGGCCGGAACCGGCCCGCGCACCCGGGGGCGCTGTCACCGTGGAGGCATGTGGGACACGATCGACACCGCCACCAGCCACCTCTCGCACGACCGGCCCTGTGCCGAGTGCGGTCACGCCATGCACTCCTACCTGCCGTGCTCGGACAGCTGCGCCTGCCAGCCGGTCCGGGACCTCGCGCGGGTCTGACCCGAACAGCCCGCCACAGCCGGCGGAGCACGCCCGACTCCGCTCCGGTCGCGGCGTAGACTCGAGGAGACCCCCTGCCCGTGCCGGCCGGGGGCTCGTCTCGTGTCGTCCGTCGTCGGAAGGCTTTCCCCTGTGAGCCCTGGCTCCACGCTCACCTCGCTCACCCAGGCGGTCCTCGCCGAACCCGCCCTCGCCGAGTCGATGGCCGACGCCCGCGACGGGACCCTGCGCACGCTGGACCTCACCGGTCCCGCGGCGCTGCGCCCGTTCGTGGTGCGTGGCCTGGTCGACGCCGGCCGGTTCGTGCTGGTGGTCACCGCGACCACCCGGGAGGCCGAGGACCTGGTCGTCGAGCTCGGCGGCCTGGTCGGCGATGCCCGGGTCGCCCACTACCCGTCCTGGGAGACGCTGCCGCACGAGCGGCTCAGCCCGCGCAGCGACACCGTCGGCCGACG
The window above is part of the Nocardioides campestrisoli genome. Proteins encoded here:
- a CDS encoding glycosyltransferase family A protein, with translation MVRRVAVSVVSVWNDAAVLGACLDRSLRELRHTAPDTELVAVDNRGQRCTTAGSALNEGVRAATRDVVAFVQQDIYLHSLVALEEAAALLIDDPSLAMVGAVGIDSGGRIRGRIRDRVVLIGEACPSPVPVDSLDEVLFLARRQDLLADPLSEDPDLAWHAYAVEWGLRGADRGRAVAAVDIPLTHNSLSTNLARLDEAHAAVAALHPDRLPLQTTCGVITASGGTRAPRRAGLLQDHRWRLRWVQGSWAVRSARRAAGSRSLVLGDLRRDIDRVAAHVPGRIQIHDVVPAGQPFPDVPGGTHLPRAGYDVRFTSGSLAERPGVSGPDDACLLTNVTLADLAELGPSIAAAPHVIGYHDDIGYWVLIGEVARRRDEIWTEPRSRPARLLV
- a CDS encoding MFS transporter → MYLSLRDRPSSAQPAQHGSEVSPPRRAGRVVVTLGMVSLLTDISSESVAAILPLYLTAVVGLSAVAYGLIDGLYQGVSALVRLASGWFADRTDRPKWVAFAGYGLSAVARVFLLFASGAASISAVVAADRIGKGIRTAPRDSMISSATPTEHLGRAFGVHRMLDTIGAALGPLIAFGILVLIPDGFSVVLAVSLAFAVVGVALLGLLAPDQRAQPRPEDGAAPDPFRWSDLGNPRLRPLLLLAGGLALLTVGDGFVYLALLDRGGFAATWFPMLFVGTNIAYLVLAVPVGRLADRVGRARVLVAGHLVLAAAYVCASVPNSTWVATLGTVALLGAFYAATDGVIAALAGRLVPVRARTSGIAAAQTVVALSRMASSFGFGVLWFALGPSAALLLVAGLLLAAVLVAATQLGRLGLDRVVA
- a CDS encoding TolB-like translocation protein, with amino-acid sequence MSTRMRVSVFLVLVSGIATVTAWYALDQYRSVRAARDRDPQVSQMPQAQPISGPRVVFRHTGLDNRYGLVAMVALGDPTGPRSFTDVPCDRVAAGDSGASCLVAHAGVVTRFEAQELGPDWQVERTYPLPGVPSRTRVSPDGTRVATTSFVTGHSYMSVGFSTATEVRETGGGQSWGNLEEFALVLDEKRVEPVDRNVWGVTFRDDRRFYATVSTGGRTWLVEGDLEDRTLTSVGEDGECPSLSPDGTRLAFKVDVEPGDGREWSLAVLDLDTGRRTDLGDGPRGVDDQVAWLDDDTLLYGLPRAGQPGVSDVWSLPVRSGAEPDLFIEEAWSPTVVRPAAPS
- a CDS encoding glycosyltransferase family 4 protein — its product is MTGSAPRRVVLVTHDASRTGAPMVALLVARCLVADGDRVRVVSRRRGPLLADFEAVAPTRLELLLGVRRRLWLVRSLRLVAWLVDVAAATATLARHRPDLVYLNTTASAIYLHPARWLRIPALLHVHESDANTDLFLDQARVMDLSAVRLVACSVSVQHDLMARTGRGDHEVLLLPSVPDGDRVRALSSGMPGNTADTEVPDATSGRAAGPVVGATGSVGLRKGTDLWLEVAATLHAAEETRSTRFVWVGELGDPDLAVPRSGVAFTGPRSNPYPEMARFDVATLPSRDDPFPLVVLESMLLGKPVVAFDVGSVREQVGDGGIVVPAGDVPAFAAAVRRLVLDADLREDLGATARARAEQHFSAASFAGRLRSVLDHAAGSSAQAPTTAARQARYR
- a CDS encoding oligosaccharide flippase family protein, which encodes MEAPLDRAVKSGLTWSALNSLLLRAGSLIVGIVLARLLTPSEFGTFAVALTVQTLVMSLSDLGLGTQLIRTPRFEATAPTIATLGALSGAGLAAAVVLASPVIAAGMGSPEAAGTIAVLGLTIALGGLGVVPFALLQRHFRQGQLLAVTAADFVCGTTVSILLIVQLDLGALGLAYGRLVGQGVATLLLFVAARRRPRFGWDADLATDAARFGIPIAGANVLSWTTLGIPTPVIAHAAGLTMLGYYALAFNVSSWPMTVLGQAVRAVALPAFSRTTDQDQSAVLRRSLRLTWSIAAPAGVALAVLAEPVIRTLYGDRWSSAWPALAALGIFGAVRVAFDLFASFLLAHGNSRAVFVVQLAWLVTLVPALIVGVRVGGILGAALAQVVVVTVVSVPMYLWALHGLGVSASGLAGALVRPTVASAAAGGAGWLASQAFSTPALALTAGALAGLVTYSALMGRQLLDEAGIRLRRSGRAPVTP
- a CDS encoding glycosyltransferase family 2 protein; its protein translation is MGTERPLVSVVIPCYNYGHYLPEAVHSVLAQPGVELEVIVVDDCSTDDSATVAERLAGQHPQVRLIRNPVNKRHIATYNTGLAEVTGDYVVLLSADDQLAPGALGRAAAVFEAHPRVSLVYGQVLTFADAPLPQPRHARSWSTWRGSDWVGRSCRTTGNLITNPEAIVRREVIERFGGYDARFPHTADMLLWLQAATVGDVGRVNGTQAYYRDHGANMHSTDYAGVLTDMRERSVLLEHFLGTEGPGSALPGAAGMRDASRRTFAREALRYALNELDSPAPLEPEQVEALVAGLVEFAREQWPEATAATRVGRAVAARRRTGAPAWHSSASRRLFEARWALRWQRRHRWGT
- a CDS encoding glycosyltransferase, which gives rise to MTNVVYALGYRTWADGVKVGYAFSPERIAVRLRDDRTLAQVVLVDPVRSHLKRLVPERPAAPRFSVDPTRRHLQPRRWQRGEPTERAEAVKVQRRLDARLRGLVDSRDTVLVTSHPVLAAVAERAAWRDVAFYAWDDYRGVPGSAGLVQWAYDQITAREVNVVAVTPAIVEIVGARRSTVVPNGIVAADFEPPGTVPEWYDALPGPVAFYAGSLQRRIDVAALLQLADDLPPEWRLVLVGPLQEPECFAALAERSNVLIRPAEPRRQVLAMMAAATVCLVPHLPETEGMSPLKVYEYLGAGAPVVATDLGPMRGLSSHCRLVAPGQRLAPEVLAAAGQPRATRSEVLAFRNEHDWDHRYLAWRAAVVGA